A window of Panicum virgatum strain AP13 chromosome 8K, P.virgatum_v5, whole genome shotgun sequence contains these coding sequences:
- the LOC120645740 gene encoding uncharacterized protein LOC120645740, translating to LSPKSSVSYKQQHNKFASQLLAQTYSADACSICLEAFCESDPSALTSCKHEFHLQCILEWCQRSSQCPMCWQPISMKDPTSQELLEAVECEKNIRTNQTRNTTIFHHPALGDFELQHVRFTKLLNDTFLLALPMADDWTTTYCINEDGFPKVLYAATVRLGIPERPEYIGREFMEHGTESCEVTIQIGASDKYLEMQP from the exons CTTTCTCCAAAATCATCAGTGTCATATAAGCAACAGCACAACAAATTTGCAAGCCAACTCCTAGCACAAACGTATTCAGCAGATGCATGTAGCATTTGCCTTGAGGCTTTCTGTGAGAGTGACCCTTCTGCA TTGACCAGCTGCAAACATGAGTTCCATCTCCAATGCATTCTGGAATG GTGTCAGAGAAGTTCACAGTGCCCAATGTGTTGGCAGCCAATTAGTATGAAGGATCCTACCAG CCAGGAGCTGCTTGAGGCAGTAGAATGCGAGAAGAACATAAGAACCAATCAAACTCGAAACACAACTATATTCCATCATCCTGCTCTTGGGGATTTTGAGCTGCAGCATGTACGTTTTACGAAACTACTTAATGATACGTTTCTTTTAGCCTTACCG ATGGCTgatgactggaccaccacctactgcatcaacgaAGATGGATTCCCCAAGGTGCTTTATGCTGCCACTGTGCGACTTGGTATTCCGGAACGTCCGGAGTACATCGGTCGTGAGTTCATGGAGCATGGCACCGAAAGCTGTGAGGTCACCATCCAGATTGGCGCCAGTGACAAGTACTTGGAGATGCAACCATGA